A region from the Salicibibacter cibarius genome encodes:
- a CDS encoding ferredoxin, with translation MEMYTIVDKNTCIACGACGVSAPDLFDYDEEGLAEGILDCNQGTCNVPAPLQEDLQDAFEECPSDSIKVAEEAFHGDPKTFEKDKTTN, from the coding sequence ATGGAGATGTATACAATCGTGGATAAAAATACATGTATTGCTTGTGGCGCCTGCGGTGTGTCCGCTCCCGATTTATTTGATTATGATGAAGAAGGGCTGGCAGAAGGAATTCTTGATTGTAATCAGGGGACATGCAACGTCCCCGCCCCGCTTCAAGAAGATTTGCAAGACGCTTTTGAGGAATGCCCCTCGGATTCAATTAAAGTCGCAGAGGAAGCCTTTCACGGTGATCCCAAAACGTTCGAAAAAGACAAAACAACGAATTGA
- the serA gene encoding phosphoglycerate dehydrogenase translates to MSEDGLLPLMQNEKIEVVQGKPDEIDDLSRFSALLVRSATQVDAALLEQMPELKIVARAGVGIDNIDLHAATKHGVIVINAPDGNTISTTEHTFAMMMALFRNIPQAYTSLKNHEWNRKAFQGTELRGKTLGIVGLGRIGTELAKRAAAFQMNTVVFDPFLTAERAQKIGVKLLELEELLQTADVITVHTPLTKETQDLLGKENLAKTKPGVFILNCARGGIINEAALKEALDSGHVAGAALDVFEHEPADNYGLIDMPQVVATPHIAASTVEAQESVAVQVAEEVLQVLNGAPAAHSINLPAISEELYEKIRPYYELTNTMGHFVSQCVKTAVQHIDVSFSGDIAREETSVLTRSFMAGFLSPRIDAPVNVVNAGVIAEERGITYRQAHTSESYGYANLVEAHVSGNSGDFIVQGTYIDAYGPRITKINEFNVELIPTGHLIYIRHSDQPGVIGKMGQLLGRHDVNIATMQVGRKEEGGEAIMMLAVDKEVSDSVIDDLIAVEEIHAADPIEFH, encoded by the coding sequence ATGAGTGAAGACGGTTTACTGCCATTGATGCAAAACGAAAAAATCGAAGTTGTGCAAGGAAAGCCCGATGAGATCGATGATTTATCCCGCTTTTCCGCCTTACTCGTCCGAAGTGCCACGCAAGTGGATGCTGCGTTGCTTGAACAAATGCCTGAGCTAAAGATCGTGGCCAGAGCCGGGGTCGGGATCGATAATATCGATCTCCACGCAGCCACAAAACACGGGGTCATTGTCATTAATGCTCCGGATGGGAATACGATCTCAACGACCGAGCATACCTTCGCGATGATGATGGCTCTGTTTCGGAATATCCCACAAGCCTATACATCGTTAAAAAACCATGAATGGAACCGAAAAGCTTTTCAAGGAACGGAGCTTCGCGGCAAAACCTTAGGAATCGTCGGGTTGGGACGCATCGGCACTGAACTCGCCAAGCGCGCCGCCGCATTCCAAATGAACACCGTCGTTTTTGATCCATTTTTAACCGCGGAACGCGCGCAAAAAATTGGCGTTAAACTTCTGGAACTGGAAGAACTTTTACAAACCGCAGACGTCATTACCGTCCACACGCCACTCACAAAAGAAACACAAGACCTTCTCGGAAAAGAGAACCTTGCAAAAACAAAGCCCGGTGTCTTCATATTGAATTGCGCACGCGGGGGAATCATTAATGAAGCTGCTTTAAAGGAAGCACTGGATAGCGGCCACGTTGCCGGCGCCGCACTCGATGTTTTCGAACATGAACCTGCGGACAATTACGGACTGATTGACATGCCGCAAGTAGTCGCCACCCCGCATATTGCCGCGTCTACAGTGGAAGCGCAAGAAAGCGTAGCCGTTCAGGTCGCCGAGGAAGTGCTGCAAGTGTTAAACGGCGCACCTGCGGCTCATTCCATTAATTTACCGGCGATATCGGAAGAACTATATGAGAAAATACGTCCGTATTACGAATTGACGAATACAATGGGTCATTTTGTCAGTCAATGCGTCAAAACAGCGGTCCAACACATTGATGTTTCCTTTAGCGGCGATATCGCCCGTGAGGAGACATCAGTGCTCACCCGTAGCTTCATGGCCGGATTTTTGTCGCCACGCATCGATGCTCCGGTAAACGTCGTCAATGCCGGTGTGATTGCAGAAGAACGGGGCATCACTTATAGGCAAGCCCATACGTCCGAATCTTATGGGTATGCGAACCTTGTCGAGGCCCATGTAAGCGGAAATAGCGGCGATTTCATCGTACAAGGGACGTATATCGATGCCTACGGTCCCCGCATCACAAAAATTAACGAGTTTAACGTAGAATTGATTCCAACCGGCCATTTAATCTATATCCGCCACAGCGATCAGCCCGGTGTCATTGGCAAAATGGGGCAATTGCTTGGCCGGCACGACGTAAACATCGCAACCATGCAAGTAGGAAGAAAAGAAGAAGGCGGGGAGGCCATCATGATGTTGGCCGTAGACAAAGAAGTTTCCGATTCGGTGATCGATGACCTCATAGCCGTCGAAGAAATCCACGCTGCCGATCCGATTGAGTTCCATTAG
- a CDS encoding DUF2663 family protein produces MAGYKEAYMTPIGERLIRELIERKQEEKKRERLVTVAGWITTAMFALLLVLLFSMVESNVGASIMQFFLSAYGFVLVAICAGASAFLIIEKKKSDKAEEEYTELRNEVVERYEEIWNTEQLREYSYALFEWLEREHDVNLYHR; encoded by the coding sequence ATGGCCGGTTACAAGGAAGCGTATATGACACCGATTGGGGAACGCCTGATTCGCGAACTTATTGAAAGAAAACAAGAAGAAAAAAAGCGGGAACGATTAGTCACCGTCGCCGGTTGGATCACCACGGCAATGTTTGCTCTCCTGTTGGTTTTATTGTTTTCCATGGTTGAATCAAATGTCGGGGCTTCAATTATGCAATTTTTTCTTTCCGCTTATGGATTCGTGCTCGTGGCCATATGCGCCGGGGCTTCGGCCTTTCTCATCATCGAAAAGAAAAAAAGCGACAAGGCGGAAGAAGAATACACCGAGCTAAGAAATGAAGTCGTAGAACGATACGAGGAAATTTGGAATACGGAACAATTGCGAGAATATAGCTATGCATTGTTCGAATGGTTGGAGAGGGAACATGATGTAAATTTGTACCATCGATAA